The proteins below come from a single Leifsonia sp. 1010 genomic window:
- a CDS encoding pyridoxal phosphate-dependent aminotransferase, with product MSSDDTLGVRLRPEIVAVPAYRQGRPAPADGFKLSSNENPFPPLPSVVEAVAATLRELNRYPNAGGADLRERLAERHGVSVGEVHLGSGSVALLSQLISAAAGVGDEVVYSWRSFEAYPGLVTVAGATSVQVPNRPDGSHDLEAMAGAITERTRVVIVCTPNNPTGTIVTASDFEAFMARVPSDLLVLLDEAYYEFVTDDAAVDGIPLLSRYPNLVVLRTFSKAYGLAALRIGYAVGPQAVLDAARSAAIPLSVTDASRVAALASIEAEDELMERVARVAMRRDRLRDALLEQGWAVPEAQGNFVWLATGEQTAEANDAFFDAGLTVRAFPPEGIRISVGEEESVEKLLQVTGDLVRNLPNGHPGKRLG from the coding sequence GTGAGTTCGGATGACACGCTCGGCGTGAGACTACGGCCCGAGATCGTCGCGGTGCCCGCCTACAGGCAGGGTCGACCCGCGCCGGCGGACGGCTTCAAGCTGTCGAGCAACGAGAATCCCTTCCCGCCGCTGCCCTCGGTCGTCGAAGCCGTGGCGGCCACCCTGCGCGAGCTCAACCGCTACCCGAATGCGGGCGGGGCCGATCTGCGCGAGCGCCTGGCAGAGCGGCACGGCGTGAGCGTCGGCGAGGTCCACCTCGGCAGCGGCTCCGTTGCGCTGCTCTCGCAGTTGATCTCGGCCGCGGCCGGTGTCGGCGACGAGGTCGTGTACTCCTGGCGGTCGTTCGAGGCCTACCCCGGTCTGGTGACCGTCGCGGGCGCGACCAGTGTGCAGGTGCCGAACCGTCCGGACGGCAGCCACGACCTGGAGGCGATGGCCGGCGCGATCACCGAACGCACGCGCGTGGTCATCGTCTGCACGCCCAACAACCCCACCGGCACCATCGTGACCGCCTCCGACTTCGAGGCGTTCATGGCACGGGTGCCGTCCGACCTGCTCGTGCTGCTCGACGAGGCGTACTACGAGTTCGTCACCGACGATGCGGCTGTCGACGGCATCCCGCTGCTCTCCCGCTACCCCAACCTCGTCGTGCTCCGCACGTTCTCGAAGGCGTACGGGCTCGCGGCGCTGCGTATCGGCTACGCGGTCGGCCCGCAGGCGGTGCTGGATGCTGCCCGCTCGGCGGCCATCCCGCTCTCGGTCACCGACGCGTCCCGCGTCGCGGCCCTCGCGTCCATCGAGGCGGAGGACGAGCTGATGGAGCGCGTCGCTCGAGTCGCGATGCGCCGCGACCGGCTCCGCGACGCTCTGCTCGAGCAGGGCTGGGCGGTTCCGGAGGCACAGGGCAACTTCGTCTGGCTCGCAACCGGTGAGCAGACCGCGGAGGCCAACGACGCCTTCTTCGACGCCGGGCTGACCGTGCGGGCTTTCCCGCCGGAGGGCATCCGCATCAGCGTCGGCGAGGAGGAATCTGTGGAGAAACTCCTGCAGGTCACGGGTGATCTTGTGCGGAACCTACCAAATGGGCACCCGGGCAAGCGGTTAGGTTAG
- a CDS encoding phage holin family protein has translation MRFLLRLIVNALALWLTTLIVSGVTVHPYAPDTTATVLTYLLIALIFGVVNAIVGTVIRVVAFPLYILTLGLISLLVNAFLLFIVSWISDAMGFGLHIDGFWWGVLGALVLGIIAWLLGLLIRPVRRD, from the coding sequence ATGCGATTCCTGCTCAGACTGATCGTCAACGCCCTCGCCCTCTGGCTCACGACGCTGATCGTCAGCGGTGTGACCGTGCACCCGTACGCTCCGGACACCACCGCCACGGTGCTGACCTACCTGCTCATCGCGCTGATCTTCGGCGTGGTGAACGCGATCGTCGGCACGGTCATCCGGGTGGTCGCGTTCCCGCTGTACATCCTCACGCTCGGGCTGATCTCGCTGCTCGTCAACGCGTTCCTGCTGTTCATCGTGTCGTGGATCAGCGACGCGATGGGCTTCGGACTGCACATCGACGGCTTCTGGTGGGGCGTCCTCGGCGCGCTCGTACTGGGCATCATCGCCTGGCTGCTCGGGCTGCTCATCCGGCCTGTCCGCCGAGACTGA
- the purB gene encoding adenylosuccinate lyase, protein MSALPPQPLSPLDGRYRSAVIGLGDHLSEAGLNRARVQVEVEWLIYLTEHRMFGSSPLTGEQKAMLRALADEFGQAEIDRLAELEATTKHDVKAVEYLVRERLHALGLDHIAELTHFAATSEDINNLSYALTVSAAVRESWLPKFRAVIAELRAQARQYRDDAMLARTHGQPATPTTMGKELAVFVHRLERVREQVEGGVHLGKFSGATGTFAAHLVADPDADWPRISREFVESLGLDWNPLTTQIESHDWQAELYSRISHANRILHNLCTDIWTYISLGYFRQVPEPGATGSSTMPHKVNPIRFENAEANLELSSAVLDSLAATLVTSRLQRDLTDSTTQRNIGVGLGHSLLALDNIERGLGQIAIDRQALADDLDANWEVLAEAIQTVIRAEVTAGRSTITDPYALLKELTRGKRVDHAALTEFVNGLEIGQAAKNRLLALTPAGYIGLASELVDYL, encoded by the coding sequence ATGTCCGCCCTGCCTCCCCAGCCGCTCAGCCCCCTCGACGGCCGCTACCGGTCCGCCGTGATCGGCCTCGGCGACCACCTGTCGGAGGCCGGTCTGAACCGTGCACGCGTCCAGGTCGAGGTCGAGTGGTTGATCTACCTGACCGAGCACCGGATGTTCGGCTCCTCCCCGCTGACCGGTGAGCAGAAGGCCATGCTCCGGGCGCTCGCCGACGAGTTCGGGCAGGCGGAGATCGACCGGCTCGCCGAGCTGGAGGCGACGACCAAGCACGACGTGAAGGCGGTCGAGTACCTGGTGCGCGAGCGGCTGCACGCGCTCGGACTCGACCACATCGCCGAGCTCACGCACTTCGCGGCGACCAGCGAGGACATCAACAACCTCTCGTACGCCCTGACGGTGAGCGCCGCGGTGCGCGAGTCGTGGCTGCCGAAGTTCCGGGCGGTCATCGCGGAGCTCCGCGCGCAGGCGAGGCAGTACCGCGACGACGCGATGCTCGCCCGTACGCACGGGCAGCCGGCGACCCCGACGACGATGGGCAAAGAGCTCGCCGTCTTCGTTCACCGCCTCGAGCGCGTGCGCGAGCAGGTCGAGGGCGGCGTGCACCTGGGCAAGTTCAGCGGAGCGACCGGCACCTTCGCCGCGCACCTCGTGGCCGACCCGGACGCCGACTGGCCGCGCATCTCGCGCGAGTTCGTCGAGAGCCTCGGCCTCGACTGGAACCCGCTGACCACGCAGATCGAGTCGCACGACTGGCAGGCAGAGCTGTACTCGCGCATCTCGCACGCCAACCGCATCCTGCACAACCTGTGCACGGACATCTGGACGTACATCTCGCTCGGCTACTTCCGGCAGGTCCCCGAGCCGGGCGCCACCGGCTCATCGACGATGCCGCACAAGGTGAACCCGATCCGCTTCGAGAACGCCGAGGCCAACCTCGAGCTCTCCAGCGCGGTGCTCGACTCGCTCGCCGCGACGCTGGTCACCAGCCGCCTGCAGCGCGACCTGACCGACTCGACCACGCAGCGGAACATCGGCGTCGGGCTCGGTCACTCGCTGCTCGCTCTCGACAACATCGAGCGCGGACTCGGCCAGATCGCCATCGACCGCCAGGCTCTCGCCGACGACCTCGACGCCAACTGGGAGGTGCTCGCCGAGGCGATCCAGACGGTCATCCGGGCCGAGGTCACCGCCGGCCGTTCGACGATCACCGACCCGTACGCGCTGCTGAAGGAGCTGACGCGCGGCAAGCGGGTCGACCACGCGGCGCTGACCGAGTTCGTGAACGGGCTGGAGATCGGCCAGGCCGCGAAGAACCGGCTGCTGGCGCTCACTCCGGCCGGCTACATCGGTCTCGCATCGGAGCTGGTCGACTACCTGTAG
- a CDS encoding DUF308 domain-containing protein: MATAVPAQHSDIHAHSRYWVVPAVRAVVALAAAAVITFTRDAHTAMFGLIVFGVFAIVDGLATGVLSALLAGRRITRVLFAVQGAIGVIAGVLALVLSHSGLGLFLYLVTVWAALTGILELYNGVRERGRDAAARDWLITGALTAVLALVLLFVPADAVLAIGLFGAWAVIVGVFQGIGAATLRSAAHERTPSRGAESGS; this comes from the coding sequence GTGGCTACCGCCGTCCCTGCCCAGCATTCCGACATCCACGCGCACAGCCGGTACTGGGTCGTCCCCGCCGTCCGTGCCGTCGTCGCGTTGGCCGCCGCAGCGGTCATCACGTTCACCCGGGATGCGCACACGGCGATGTTCGGCCTCATCGTGTTCGGGGTCTTCGCGATCGTCGACGGGCTCGCCACCGGCGTGCTGAGCGCACTGCTCGCCGGCCGCCGCATCACCCGCGTGCTCTTCGCAGTGCAGGGAGCGATCGGCGTGATCGCCGGCGTGCTCGCCCTGGTGCTGTCGCACTCCGGGCTCGGCCTCTTCCTTTACCTGGTGACGGTGTGGGCGGCGCTCACCGGCATCCTCGAGCTCTACAACGGTGTCCGCGAACGCGGCCGTGACGCCGCCGCCCGCGACTGGCTCATCACCGGCGCCCTGACCGCCGTGCTGGCCCTCGTCCTGCTGTTCGTGCCCGCCGACGCGGTGCTCGCGATCGGCCTGTTCGGGGCCTGGGCCGTCATCGTCGGCGTCTTCCAGGGCATCGGCGCGGCGACGTTGCGGAGCGCGGCGCACGAGCGGACCCCGTCGCGCGGAGCGGAGAGTGGATCGTGA
- a CDS encoding Pr6Pr family membrane protein: MRIGFAVLRAVFFLLTLAAIIAQFTTSVRSIGDRGGNVAGLVANFFSFFTIDSNVLGVVVLGIGAVLLIVRRGDDPGWFTGLRAASVTYLVTTGVVYNLLLRNISLAQGTTVGWSNEVLHVIAPAYLLIDWLFAPGRTPLRLRSVWGIAVFPIFWAVYTLIRAPFAADPVTGKSPWYPYPFLNPQTSPNGYLSVAFYVVLIAVVILAAGYGVVWISRRWRGGRPLPDAAAAAAGVS; this comes from the coding sequence ATGCGGATCGGTTTCGCGGTACTGCGCGCGGTGTTCTTCCTTCTCACCCTTGCGGCGATCATCGCCCAGTTCACCACCAGCGTCCGGTCCATCGGCGATCGGGGCGGGAACGTCGCCGGGCTGGTTGCGAACTTCTTCAGCTTCTTCACCATCGACTCGAACGTGCTGGGCGTCGTTGTGCTCGGAATCGGCGCGGTTCTGCTGATCGTGCGGAGGGGCGACGACCCGGGATGGTTCACCGGGCTGCGCGCCGCATCCGTCACCTATCTGGTGACCACCGGGGTGGTCTACAACCTGCTGCTGCGCAACATCTCGCTCGCGCAGGGGACGACGGTCGGCTGGTCGAACGAGGTGCTGCACGTCATCGCGCCCGCGTATCTCCTGATCGACTGGCTGTTCGCACCGGGTCGCACACCGCTGCGCCTGCGCTCCGTGTGGGGGATCGCCGTCTTCCCGATCTTCTGGGCGGTGTACACGCTGATCCGCGCTCCGTTCGCCGCCGACCCGGTGACGGGGAAGTCGCCGTGGTATCCGTACCCGTTCCTGAACCCGCAGACGAGCCCGAACGGCTACCTTTCCGTCGCGTTCTACGTGGTGCTGATCGCCGTCGTGATCCTCGCCGCGGGCTACGGGGTCGTGTGGATCTCGCGGCGCTGGCGGGGCGGTCGGCCCCTGCCCGACGCGGCGGCTGCGGCAGCCGGAGTCAGCTGA
- a CDS encoding gamma carbonic anhydrase family protein — MLIRHRGIEPSIHATAYVAPSAVLVGDVRVGAGARILHGAVLSAEDGEVTVGEDTVVMEHAVIRGRSGHPARVGAAVMVGPHAHVNGSTVGDEAFIATGASLFPGCRVGTGAEVRINGVVQVNTTLEPGAVVPIGWIAVGSPASILPPERHDEIWAIQRELDFAGTVYGTGPDVSMRELMRRQSEFYGSHADDVVIDGS, encoded by the coding sequence ATGCTCATCCGACACCGCGGCATCGAACCGTCGATCCACGCGACCGCCTATGTCGCACCGTCCGCCGTCCTCGTCGGCGACGTCCGGGTCGGCGCCGGCGCTCGCATCCTCCACGGGGCCGTGCTCAGTGCGGAGGACGGCGAGGTGACCGTCGGCGAGGACACCGTCGTCATGGAGCACGCCGTCATCCGCGGGAGGTCGGGGCACCCCGCCCGGGTCGGCGCCGCGGTCATGGTCGGGCCGCACGCTCACGTGAACGGCAGCACCGTGGGCGATGAGGCCTTCATCGCGACCGGCGCCTCGCTCTTCCCCGGCTGCCGCGTCGGAACGGGCGCGGAGGTGCGCATCAACGGGGTCGTCCAGGTGAACACCACGCTGGAGCCCGGTGCCGTGGTCCCGATCGGATGGATCGCGGTCGGGTCGCCCGCATCCATCCTGCCGCCGGAACGGCATGACGAGATCTGGGCCATTCAGCGGGAACTGGACTTCGCCGGGACCGTCTACGGCACCGGCCCGGACGTGTCGATGCGCGAGCTCATGAGGCGGCAGTCGGAGTTCTATGGCTCTCATGCCGACGACGTGGTGATCGACGGCAGCTGA
- a CDS encoding VOC family protein: MITALNVASIFVLDKDEALDFYVGKLGLEKGNDVQQGTYRWLTVRVPGGETEISLEEPGPPVHDQATGDQIRELITKGALGGGLVFVADDVRALYATLRERGVTDFTQEPTEHFYGTDMGVRDPFGNAVRILQQGNG; the protein is encoded by the coding sequence ATGATCACCGCGCTGAATGTCGCGTCCATCTTCGTCCTGGACAAGGACGAGGCGCTGGACTTCTACGTCGGCAAGCTCGGGTTGGAGAAAGGGAACGACGTCCAGCAGGGCACCTACCGCTGGCTCACCGTGCGCGTCCCCGGAGGCGAGACCGAGATCTCCCTCGAGGAGCCGGGGCCGCCCGTGCACGACCAGGCGACAGGGGACCAGATCCGCGAGCTGATCACCAAAGGCGCCCTCGGTGGGGGGCTCGTCTTCGTCGCGGATGACGTGCGCGCCCTGTACGCGACCCTGCGCGAGCGAGGTGTCACCGACTTCACCCAGGAGCCGACCGAGCACTTCTACGGCACCGACATGGGCGTCCGCGATCCCTTCGGCAACGCGGTCCGCATCCTCCAGCAAGGTAATGGCTGA
- a CDS encoding AraC family transcriptional regulator, translating to MSREVEERNRRLLRARDAMDRSYAEPLDVRAVAAVAHISPTHFSRSFRAVFGESPHRYLQRRRVERSMFLLRETERPVSEICLDVGFSSPGTFSRTFVAIVGETPGAYRKQHQPATTPHCVQRAVLRPVGAPAQIA from the coding sequence GTGAGCCGCGAAGTCGAGGAGCGCAATCGGCGCCTGCTGAGAGCCCGGGACGCCATGGACCGGTCGTACGCCGAGCCGCTCGATGTGCGTGCCGTCGCGGCGGTCGCCCACATCTCGCCGACGCATTTCAGCCGCTCCTTCCGTGCCGTGTTCGGCGAGTCGCCCCACCGGTACCTGCAGCGGCGGAGAGTCGAACGGTCGATGTTCCTGTTGCGTGAGACCGAACGGCCGGTAAGCGAGATCTGTCTCGACGTCGGTTTCAGCAGCCCGGGGACTTTCAGCAGAACGTTCGTGGCGATTGTCGGGGAGACACCGGGCGCGTACCGGAAACAGCACCAGCCCGCGACCACGCCGCATTGCGTTCAGCGCGCCGTACTCCGGCCTGTCGGCGCGCCCGCTCAAATCGCGTAA
- the dnaB gene encoding replicative DNA helicase, with protein sequence MSIAHIGLADGRDPGDARSPERTPPHDLLAEQSALGGMLLSKDAVADVVEVIRGTDFYIPKHEIIYDAILSLYSHGEPTDVITVTDELTKIGELSRAGGAEYLHTLTSLVPTAANAGYYANIVGEKALLRRLVEAGTRITQMGYKAEGEVLDLVNNAQAEIYSVTGTQETEDYVPLTEAVTVAIDEIEAAKHKDGSMTGVPTGFAELDELTNGLHPGQMVIVAARPALGKSTLALDFARAAAIKHDMPTIFFSLEMGRSEIAMRLLSAEATVPLQNMRKGTVDNRDWTTIASTRGRINDAPLYIDDSPNMTLVEIRAKCRRLKQRVGLKMVIIDYLQLMTSGKRVESRQQEVSEFSRALKLLAKELQVPVIALSQLNRGPEQRADKLPALSDLRESGSIEQDADVVILLHRESAYEKDNPRAGEADLIVAKHRNGPTRTVTVAFQGMYSRFTDMAPI encoded by the coding sequence GTGTCGATCGCCCATATCGGTCTCGCCGACGGTCGTGACCCGGGCGACGCCCGCTCACCGGAGCGCACTCCCCCGCACGACCTCCTTGCCGAGCAGAGCGCCCTCGGTGGAATGCTCCTCAGCAAGGACGCCGTCGCCGACGTGGTCGAGGTGATCCGCGGCACCGACTTCTACATCCCCAAGCACGAGATCATCTACGACGCGATCCTGTCGCTGTACTCGCACGGCGAGCCGACCGACGTCATCACCGTCACAGACGAGCTGACAAAGATCGGCGAGCTCTCCCGCGCCGGCGGCGCCGAGTACCTCCACACGCTGACCAGCCTCGTCCCGACAGCAGCCAACGCGGGCTACTACGCCAACATTGTCGGCGAGAAGGCGCTGCTCCGCCGGCTCGTCGAGGCCGGCACCCGCATCACGCAGATGGGCTACAAGGCCGAGGGCGAGGTTCTGGACCTCGTCAACAACGCCCAGGCCGAGATCTACTCCGTCACGGGCACTCAGGAGACCGAGGACTACGTCCCGCTGACCGAGGCCGTCACCGTCGCGATCGACGAGATCGAGGCGGCGAAGCACAAGGACGGCTCGATGACCGGCGTGCCCACCGGCTTCGCCGAGCTGGACGAGCTGACCAACGGGCTCCACCCGGGTCAGATGGTCATCGTGGCCGCCCGACCCGCGCTCGGTAAGTCGACGCTGGCGCTCGACTTCGCCCGCGCGGCGGCGATCAAGCACGACATGCCCACCATCTTCTTCTCCCTGGAGATGGGGCGCAGCGAGATCGCGATGCGCCTCCTCTCCGCGGAGGCGACTGTTCCGCTCCAGAACATGCGCAAGGGTACCGTCGACAACCGCGACTGGACGACGATCGCATCCACCCGCGGCCGCATCAACGATGCTCCCCTCTACATCGACGACAGCCCCAACATGACCCTCGTCGAGATCCGCGCGAAATGCCGCCGGCTCAAGCAGCGCGTCGGACTCAAGATGGTGATCATCGACTACCTGCAGCTCATGACCAGCGGTAAGCGCGTCGAGAGCCGCCAGCAGGAGGTCAGCGAGTTCTCGCGTGCCCTCAAGCTCCTCGCCAAGGAGCTCCAGGTTCCAGTCATCGCACTGTCGCAGCTGAACCGTGGTCCCGAGCAGCGCGCGGACAAACTCCCCGCACTGAGCGACCTCCGTGAGTCCGGCTCGATCGAGCAGGACGCCGACGTCGTCATCCTGCTTCACCGCGAGTCCGCCTACGAGAAGGACAACCCGCGCGCCGGCGAGGCCGACCTGATCGTCGCCAAGCACCGTAACGGCCCCACCCGCACGGTCACGGTGGCGTTCCAGGGCATGTACTCCCGTTTCACGGACATGGCCCCGATCTGA
- the rplI gene encoding 50S ribosomal protein L9, which yields MSKVILTHEVTGLGSAGDVVDVKNGYARNYLVPQGFAIAWSRGGEKQVEQIKAARAARELHTVEQAQDLKAKLEATRVKLTVKAGREGRLFGSVKTGDVADAVKAAGIGELDKRKIELPNPIKVVGDHEATVRLHDDLSAVISLQVVAAK from the coding sequence ATGTCGAAGGTTATTCTCACGCACGAGGTCACCGGCCTCGGCTCGGCCGGTGACGTCGTCGACGTCAAGAACGGCTACGCCCGTAACTACCTCGTCCCGCAGGGCTTCGCGATCGCGTGGTCGCGTGGTGGCGAGAAGCAGGTCGAGCAGATCAAGGCGGCCCGCGCCGCTCGCGAGCTGCACACCGTCGAGCAGGCTCAGGACCTCAAGGCCAAGCTCGAGGCGACCCGCGTCAAGCTGACCGTCAAGGCGGGCCGCGAGGGCCGTCTGTTCGGTTCGGTCAAGACCGGCGATGTCGCGGACGCCGTCAAGGCGGCCGGCATCGGCGAGCTCGACAAGCGGAAGATCGAGCTCCCGAACCCCATCAAGGTCGTCGGCGACCACGAGGCGACCGTGCGTCTGCACGACGACCTCTCGGCCGTCATCAGCCTGCAGGTGGTCGCTGCCAAGTAG
- the rpsR gene encoding 30S ribosomal protein S18: MAGKSSGDRRKPIRKGKDGKNAAPAKSVRVGVIDYKDVATLRKFISERGKIRARRITGVSVQEQRLIARAVKNAREMALLPYAGSGR, translated from the coding sequence ATGGCTGGAAAGTCGAGCGGCGACCGCCGCAAGCCGATCCGCAAGGGCAAGGACGGCAAGAACGCCGCTCCCGCGAAGTCCGTTCGCGTGGGCGTCATCGATTACAAGGACGTCGCCACCCTGCGTAAGTTCATCTCGGAGCGTGGAAAGATCCGCGCCCGTCGCATCACCGGTGTCTCCGTCCAGGAGCAGCGTCTCATCGCCCGCGCGGTCAAGAACGCGCGCGAGATGGCGCTCCTCCCCTACGCCGGCTCTGGCCGCTAA
- a CDS encoding single-stranded DNA-binding protein has product MAGETVITVVGNLTADPELRYTQNGLAVANFTIASTPRTFDRQANEWKDGEALFLRASVWREFAEHVAGSLTKGSRVIAQGRLKQRSYETKEGEKRTSIELEIDEIGPSLRYATAQITRTQSSGGGRGPGGFGGGSPAVEEPWAASAPADPSAGADVWNTPGSYNDETPF; this is encoded by the coding sequence ATGGCCGGCGAGACCGTCATCACCGTGGTGGGAAACCTCACCGCCGATCCCGAGCTGCGTTACACGCAGAACGGGCTGGCTGTCGCCAACTTCACCATCGCGTCCACTCCCCGCACGTTCGACCGTCAGGCGAACGAGTGGAAGGACGGTGAGGCTCTGTTCCTCCGCGCCAGCGTCTGGCGCGAGTTCGCGGAGCACGTCGCCGGTTCGCTGACCAAGGGGTCGCGCGTCATCGCGCAGGGCCGCCTCAAGCAGCGCTCCTACGAGACGAAGGAAGGCGAGAAGCGCACCAGCATCGAGCTCGAGATCGACGAGATCGGCCCGTCGCTGCGCTACGCCACCGCTCAGATCACCCGCACGCAGTCGTCCGGAGGCGGACGAGGCCCGGGTGGCTTCGGCGGCGGTTCGCCTGCTGTCGAGGAGCCGTGGGCCGCATCGGCTCCGGCGGATCCCTCCGCCGGTGCGGATGTCTGGAACACTCCGGGCTCCTACAACGACGAGACCCCCTTCTAA
- the rpsF gene encoding 30S ribosomal protein S6, protein MHQYELMVILDPEIDERTVAPSLDKFLNVVRNDGGTIDNVDIWGRRRLAYEINKKSEGIYAVVQLTAEGDTTKELDRQLKLSEAVMRTKVLRAEEAIAQVAAAQKRADEKAARKAATSEKAGA, encoded by the coding sequence ATGCATCAGTACGAGTTGATGGTCATCCTCGATCCCGAGATCGATGAGCGCACCGTGGCTCCGAGCCTTGACAAGTTCCTCAACGTCGTCCGGAACGACGGTGGAACGATCGACAACGTCGACATCTGGGGACGTCGTCGCCTGGCTTACGAGATCAACAAGAAGTCCGAGGGCATCTACGCCGTCGTCCAGCTCACCGCTGAGGGCGACACGACCAAGGAGCTCGACCGCCAGCTGAAGCTCAGCGAGGCCGTCATGCGCACCAAGGTCCTCCGCGCCGAGGAAGCGATCGCTCAGGTCGCCGCCGCTCAGAAGCGTGCCGACGAGAAGGCCGCCCGCAAGGCTGCCACCTCCGAGAAGGCCGGCGCCTAG
- a CDS encoding CCA tRNA nucleotidyltransferase: MQSVAESLERLGDLARTPSVARLADAFEAAGHELALVGGPVRDALIGRPVHDLDFTTDARPDDIVRAVGPIADAIWDVGRKYGTIGARLGDDTVEITTYRSDSYDGTTRKPEVEFGDTLEGDLLRRDFTVNALALRLPEVRLVDPSGGVEDLIAGVITTPSSPQISFGDDPLRMMRAARFTAQLGFTVDEATREAMSSMAERIEIVSAERVRDELSKLLMADEPRRGLELLVETGLADEVIPEIPALRLEADEHHHHKDVYQHSLTVLDQAIGYEKERHPGEAPDLVLRLAAILHDIGKPATRRFEPGGAVSFYHHDVVGAKLAKKRLTALRFDKSTIDSVARLIELHLRFFGYADAHWTDSAVRRYVRDAGPELERLHMLTRADVTTRNRRKADRLGFAYDDLETRIRELREQEEMDAVRPDLNGEQVMSILGIRPGKEVGQAMRFLLELRLDEGPLGEEEATRRLLTWWENR; this comes from the coding sequence ATGCAGAGCGTCGCCGAATCCCTCGAACGCCTCGGCGACCTCGCACGCACGCCGTCGGTCGCCCGCCTCGCCGACGCCTTCGAGGCCGCGGGGCACGAGCTCGCACTCGTCGGCGGCCCGGTGCGCGACGCCCTGATCGGCCGGCCGGTGCACGATCTCGACTTCACCACAGACGCCCGGCCCGACGACATCGTTCGGGCGGTCGGGCCGATCGCCGACGCGATCTGGGACGTCGGGCGCAAGTACGGCACGATCGGCGCGCGCCTCGGCGACGACACCGTCGAGATCACTACCTACCGGAGCGACAGTTACGACGGCACCACGCGCAAGCCGGAGGTCGAGTTCGGCGACACCCTCGAGGGTGACCTGCTGCGCCGCGACTTCACCGTCAACGCGCTCGCGCTCCGGCTGCCCGAGGTTCGCCTGGTGGATCCGTCGGGCGGCGTCGAGGATCTCATCGCCGGCGTGATCACCACGCCGAGCAGCCCCCAGATCTCGTTCGGCGACGACCCGCTGCGGATGATGCGAGCCGCCCGCTTCACCGCCCAGCTGGGCTTCACGGTCGACGAGGCCACTCGGGAGGCCATGTCGTCGATGGCCGAGCGGATCGAGATCGTCAGCGCCGAGCGCGTCCGCGACGAGCTGAGCAAGCTGCTGATGGCGGACGAGCCGCGACGGGGTCTCGAACTGCTCGTGGAGACCGGTCTGGCAGACGAGGTGATCCCCGAGATCCCCGCGCTCCGGCTCGAGGCCGACGAGCACCACCACCACAAGGACGTCTACCAGCACAGCCTCACGGTGCTCGACCAGGCGATCGGATACGAGAAGGAGCGGCATCCCGGCGAGGCGCCGGATCTCGTGCTGCGCTTGGCCGCGATCCTCCACGACATCGGCAAGCCGGCGACCCGCCGCTTCGAGCCCGGCGGGGCGGTCAGCTTCTATCACCATGACGTGGTGGGCGCGAAGCTGGCGAAGAAGCGGCTCACCGCTCTGCGGTTCGACAAGTCGACCATCGACTCCGTCGCCCGGCTGATCGAGCTGCACCTGCGGTTCTTCGGCTACGCCGATGCTCACTGGACCGACTCGGCGGTACGCCGCTATGTCCGTGACGCCGGCCCGGAGCTCGAGCGCCTGCACATGCTCACGAGGGCCGACGTGACGACCCGCAACCGGCGTAAGGCCGACCGCCTGGGCTTCGCCTACGACGATCTCGAGACCCGCATCCGCGAGCTCCGCGAGCAGGAGGAGATGGATGCGGTGCGCCCGGATCTGAACGGAGAGCAGGTGATGAGCATCCTCGGCATCCGTCCCGGCAAGGAGGTGGGGCAGGCGATGCGATTCCTGCTCGAGCTCCGCCTCGACGAGGGGCCGCTGGGCGAAGAGGAGGCCACGCGGCGTCTCCTCACGTGGTGGGAGAACCGCTGA